From one Oncorhynchus clarkii lewisi isolate Uvic-CL-2024 chromosome 6, UVic_Ocla_1.0, whole genome shotgun sequence genomic stretch:
- the LOC139411324 gene encoding ras-related and estrogen-regulated growth inhibitor: MTDSGPSRKMSRAKLVILGRDNCGKTALCVRFITKRFIGEYDHKKEVTYRCRKTVDKETIDLEILDTANKECVGSAAPSLESSIKWGDGFLIMYSITDRSSFESVSHLKRLIDHVKQTLGIPTVIVANKCDMENGRVVRTEEGKALASDLRCSFFELSVAECSVAVELAVEKLVREVRLEYHRHLLAMDKRSRMLQMRHALSRKLTRSKTMQW; this comes from the exons ATGACCGATTCTGGACCGTCAAGAAAAATGTCACGCGCAAAGTTGGTGATACTTGGACGAGACAACTGTGGAAAGACAG CCCTGTGTGTTAGATTCATCACCAAGCGGTTCATAGGAGAATATGACCATAAAAAGG AAGTAACTTACAGGTGTCGGAAAACTGTCGACAAGGAGACCATCGATTTGGAGATATTGGACACAGCCAACAAG gagtGTGTGGGTTCTGCAGCACCTTCTCTGGAGAGTTCCATTAAATGGGGCGATGGTTTCCTTATTATGTATTCCATCACAGACCGGAGCAGTTTTGAGTCTGTCTCACACTTAAAGAGGCTTATTGATCATGTCAAGCAGACCCTAG GCATACCTACTGTAATAGTTGCGAATAAATGTGACATGGAGAATGGAAGGGTGGTGCGGACAGAAGAAGGAAAGGCCCTTGCCAGTGATCTGAG GTGCAGCTTCTTTGAGTTGTCTGTGGCGGAGTGTTCTGTGGCTGTGGAGTTAGCGGTTGAGAAGTTGGTACGAGAGGTGCGCCTGGAGTACCATCGCCACCTACTGGCCATGGACAAACGCTCACGCATGCTCCAGATGAGGCACGCACTGAGCCGCAAGCTTACCCGCAGCAAGACCATGCAGTGGTGA
- the LOC139411323 gene encoding putative nuclease HARBI1 encodes MAIQIAILDCDLLLHGRGHKTLDRFDIETVSDEFLLTTFGFPRHFIYYLVELLRDTLSRRTQRSRAISPEVQILAALGFYTSGFFQTRMGDAIGISQASMSRCVTNVTKALVEKAPECIVFMRDEATKQQSKEEFFRVAGIPNVMGVVDCTHIAIKAPNAEDSSYVNKKGFHSINCQLVCDARGLLLSAETNWPGSLQDNFILKQSSVYKELEEQENHEGWFLGDCCYPLKKWLMTPVQYPETSADFRYNLAHTATHEIVDRTFRAIQTRFRCLDGSKGYLQYLPEKCSHIILACCVLHNVSLQSGLDAWTFERTDMPDQSEEGSCKPEAVDSEAVRIRQELILSHFS; translated from the exons ATGGCTATACAAATAGCCATCCTGGATTGTGACCTGCTGCTCCATGGTCGTGGACATAAAACTCTCGACAGGTTTGATATAGAGACCGTTTCAGACGAGTTCCTATTAACAACATTTGGATTCCCTCGACATTTCATCTACTACCTGGTGGAGCTACTGCGTGACACATTATCACGACGTACGCAACGGTCTCGAGCAATAAGCCCAGAAGTTCAGATTCTTGCTGCTTTAGGATTCTATACCTCAGGATTCTTCCAGACGAGGATGGGAGATGCCATTGGCATTAGCCAGGCTTCCATGAGTCGCTGTGTGACAAATGTAACCAAGGCACTGGTTGAGAAAGCTCCAGAGTGCATAGTATTCATGAGAGACGAAGCTACAAAACAGCAGTCCAAAGAGGAGTTTTTCAGGGTAGCGGGAATACCAAACGTCATGGGTGTTGTAGACTGTACCCATATAGCCATTAAGGCACCAAATGCAGAGGATTCTTCATATGTCAATAAGAAAGGCTTCCATTCAATTAACTGCCAACTTGTGTGTGATGCCAGGGGACTTTTGCTCAGTGCAGAGACTAACTGGCCTGGCAGCTTACAGGATAATTTCATATTAAAGCAGTCTTCAGTGTACAAGGAATTGGAAGAACAGGAAAATCATGAAGGCTGGTTTTTAG GAGACTGCTGCTATCCTTTAAAGAAATGGCTGATGACACCTGTCCAGTACCCAGAAACTTCAGCAGACTTTCGATACAACTTGGCTCACACTGCCACTCATGAGATTGTGGACCGCACGTTCAGGGCCATTCAAACCCGTTTCCGTTGCCTGGATGGGTCCAAAGGCTACCTTCAGTACTTACCTGAGAAGTGCTCTCACATCATTCTGGCCTGCTGTGTCTTGCACAACGTGTCATTGCAATCAGGCTTGGATGCCTGGACATTTGAGAGGACTGATATGCCAGACCAGTCGGAGGAGGGCAGTTGTAAGCCAGAGGCTGTGGACTCAGAGGCAGTCCGAATCCGTCAGGAGCTCATTCTTAGTCACTTCAGCTAG